The Lentisphaera araneosa HTCC2155 genome includes the window TAATCAGTTAAGTTGTTTCGACGGAACAAGGGTAATCAATAGGTTCATGACTGAGGTACTAAATTTATTTAATGAACTTTTTTTGTGAGTCGCTCATATTTTTCTCTGCCGAAAAAATCGATAGGATCAAAAGGTTTCTTTCGTAAAAGCATAAAATAAATAGCTCGGCATATTTTATGTATAAAGATGGATCGTCCTTTGCGTTTACCGTGACGTTGATCGAGTTCATCGGCAAAGAATTTCATTACTGGATCTGATTTTGCTAACATTGCGATTTCACCAAAGGCCCACTTTAAGTTAGGGTTGCCCATTTTTGTCCCACTATAACCATAACTTTTTCCCGCACTTTCTTTTTTGCATTTAACAACGCGACAGTAACTTGCATAATCACCTGGAGTTTTAAATCTTTGAATATCATGAGTTTCATAAACCAGAGTCATACCTAAAATATCTCCGATACCTTTCATTGATTTCACTATTTCAAAATCTTCTTTGAACTGAGAGTCAAGGGTGAATTTCACAAGGTCCTTATCTATTTGTTTTAACTGATCAGTAAACATCTTTAGTAAATCGGCGTTGAGTTGATAGTTTCGAGCCATAGCATGATCTTCTGGTAGGAATGTCTGAAGATCCATGAACTGAAGTGATGACTTTGCATTTCGTCGAAGCTCAGCAGAACTATGTTTTAAATTATTTTGGTCTTCGAAGAGATTAAGATAAATTGATATACCTGAGCGAATACTCACGAGCTTGATTCGACGGCGTAGTAGATCTCGGTGAGAACGAAACCGACGTGGACAAGCATACGCTTTGGGCAGGAGATTAGTTCGTAACAAATCTGTTATTTTTTTACTGTCTATTTTATCGTTCTTTGCTTTACCTCCATGAATTGCTCCCATATAAAGGGCATGGCCTAGGGCAAATTGAACGGGCTCTGTTTCACAAAAATCAGATAATTTGTACCAGTTGTAAGTAGTTTCGCAGGCAATAGTAAGGTCATCCCAATAAGGAGAGAGGATTTTCTTCATGTACTGAAAGTCATTATTTTTGATCTCTGTGTGCACGTATATTTTTCCTTCTTTGTCCATCACGCAGATATAAGACATCGATTTGTGAAGATCAATTCCGCAGTGAAATTTTGTTTTTGTAGTATACATTTTCATGGCAATATCCTTTTTTGTTTTGTGGAATTACAATTTAGGTTATTGCCATTTCTTTGCCAAATTTTGTAGATCACGTTTGACCGTGAGTACTATTGGCTAAGCGTACTATCAGATGGAGATGGCTCTATTTTTCACGTCAATAATGTTCTAACATACGAAGATTTGAGTTTTGGTGGGGGTTATATCGAAGCGGCTGATGGTGCTGGTGCGGGCAATATGCTCAACAATCCTTGGGACCCCTTTGAAGAAGATACTCACACAGATCGCCCTAATAGTGAAACCTGGTATGTTCAGGCTGAGTATGCTGTAAATGATGATTTAACTTTATCGTCTGTCTATGGTGAAAGTGATACAGATGAAGGTAATGGCGATGCAAAATTCAACGAGTTTAATTTTGTTGTTGCTTACCAGGTATGTGAGTCACTACTTCTTGAAGCCGCATACATAAATTTGACAACGACTGATGATGCTGACGAGGGCTTTGATAAACTGTGGATTCACGCCACATACGAATTTTAAAAAAGAAGTTTGTTCGTTTCTTAATGAGATGTAATGTCAATTACACTTGATCTTAATTGTTTTTAGTTCATTATTTATCACTCGTTAAAACTAAAAACAGGGAAAGTCAATGAAAAAATTATTCGCCTCCGCACTTATTCTTAGTGTAGTCATGTCTTGTAAACAAGAAGCAAGTCAAACTCCTGAAGCTCCTGCTACTGAAACAGTAGAATCTCCGGCTAAAAGCTCAACAACTATGGCAGAGGTAAAAAAGCCAACTCAGCATCTAAAAGTAGCTGATTTAACTTCATTGGATAATGCAGTTAAGGTTTTTAACGAAACAGTGGTAAAGTTGAAGGCCAAAACAAAATTTGATGCCGCAGAACTTAACGAAATCCATTTGATTACGTACTCTACTGAAAAAGCGCTTGCCTATTTTGGTGAGAACTTTACTGGCGAGCAAAAAGAGCTTGCTAAAAAGGCTGTGATTGTCTTAGAGGAAGTCCACCTCGCTTCTGAAAGCAATAATAAAGATGCTACACAGAAAAAATTAACAGAATTTTTAGCTCTTGCGGTTCAAATAGCTATGAAGCTTAAATAATTATAAGTCTCTTATAGAATCAAAAAAGCTCTTCGTCTGAAGAGCTTTTTTTTCTATTAATACGGATATATTTTCTTAAAACACTAAGCTTTAGGGCTTGGTGTTTTTTATTTCCATTGATTCCTATTGTTAAGACTTCGATAAAATAAAGACCAAATATGTTAAAATAAAGTTTAATTGCGATTGAATATCAATTACAAGATGCTAAAGTTGTGATTAAATCTCAATAACAAAAAGTAATAACAAATAGGACAAACGCAATGCTCCAAAAATTCGTCAAGTACTTCGCACTCTCATGTGCTTTAAGTGCTAGTGTGATGGCAGAAGAGGCCAAAGCTACTCAAGCTGCCCCAGAAGCTAATACCGATAAGAAAGCTCCAGAAACAAAAGCTACTGAAACTACTGAAGAAAATACTGCAGTTGAAAAAGAACGTGTGATCGTTACTGGTCAGATTATTCCTGAGGGTGGTCACCTTCTTACAGGTAGTTCTAAAAGAATTGATACGGAAGATATTCGTAAGCATTCTTACTCCGATATTAACCGTGTACTTTATCAAGTACCTGGTGTGAACGTGCGGGAAGAAGACGGCTACGGCCTTTTTCCAAATATTTCTATGCGTGGTATCAACTCTCATCGTTCTGCTAAACTCACTTTAATGGAAGACGGTATTTTAGCGGCTCCAGCTCCTTACTCAGCTCCCGATGCTTATTACTCACCAAATACAGGTCGTATGAGTGCAGTTGAAGTGATTAAGGGTGCTGCTTCTGTTCAGCACGGCCCTCATACTACTGGTGGTGTTGTTAACTATGTGTCAACTCCAGTTCCAACTGATGGTGAAACTTTTTATTGGAAGCAACTTTTTGGTTCTAACAACGACATCAAAACCCACATGTATTATGGCGATGTCTATGATCTAGACGCAGGTAAATTAAGTCTTTTATTTGAAGGTTACTACCGTGAAAATGACGGCTTTAATGATATTCAGCACAGTGATCGCAATACGGGTATCAATCATCAAATTGAGCCGATGCTCAAATTGCGTTTCGAACCTAAAACTTCTAAATACCAGTATTTAGAAATGAAAGTCGGTTATACTGATATGGAAGCTAACCTTTCATACAATGGTTTGAAAAAAGAAGATTTTAATAGTAATCCTCATGATCGCTACTGGGGTACCCAGTGGGATCACATGGATACAGAAGCTGTCCGTACCTACTTAAAACACTATATCGAATTAACTAATGATATTAGTTTAACAAACACTCTTTATTATAATCGCTTTAAACGTAATTGGCATAAAATTAAGGGTGATCCAGGTACTGATGTGTTGCGAGGTACAGCACCAGGGACAATTCGTTTGAAAAATAATAACCGTGATTACTATCAAGTCGGCTTACAATCAGAAGTTGATTGGGCTTTTGAAACAGGATCAATTGATCATAATTTAAAAGTTGGTACTCGTATTCACCGTGATAAATACGACGATTATTCTTGGTATGACTATTATGATGTTGGAGGGAATTATGATGTAACAGGTTATAGAGAAGACGTGAAAGGCTCTGCAGGTAATAAAGATTACAATACAGAGTCAATAGCATTCTTTCTGCATGATGAAATGTCTCTAACTGATAAATTGACAGTAACTCCAGGTGTTCGCTTTGAGCACATTAGTTATGATTACAACTCAAAAGGTGAAACATCAGATGTAGATATTTGGGCACCAGGTATTGGCTTTGCTTATGACTTTACAAATGAATACCAACTCTTTGGTGGTGTGCATAAAGGTTTCTCAGTATTAGCACCCCCAGATGCTGTTGAAGGTGGTAAATACGAAACATCCCTCAGTTATGAACTAGGTCTTCGTTATAATAATGAAAGTGGCCACTATGGTGCAGAAGCCGTTGTTTTTTATAATGATATTTCTGATCTTTATGATCCAGAATCTCAAGCGTCGGGAACTGAGTTTAGTCGTACTTTAGGAGATGCGGAATCTTATGGTCTTGAGCTATACACTTATGCAGATGCAGGTAAGATTAATAACTGGGGTTTTTCAAACCCTTGGACATTTGCCTTTACTTGGACGCAATCTGAAATTACAGATATTGCAGATGATATAGATACGTCTGATCCTGCTAATGATGGATCGTTTTACTTTGGCGCCAAAGATGGTTCAGAGACTCCTTATATTCCTGAGTTTCAGTACAGTATAGGTACGGGTGCTCATTTTGGAAAATGGGGAACTGATGTGAATGCTACTTATGTAGATGAGATGTTCACTACAGCAGAAAATAACACAAAAACTGATGCACATATTATTGTTGACTGGTCAGCTTATTATAGTATTGATAAAAATGCTCGCGTTCTCTTCAACGTCTACAATATTTTTGACGAAGAATATGAAGCAGCTCACCACCCAACGGACATCCGTGCGGGCGCACCACGTCTCTTCTACGCAGGTTTCGAATACAAATTCTAAGCTGAACTAGCAAGATTCCCAAAAGGGCGAAGATCATTGATCTTCGTTTTTTTTTTGACTATGTAAAATGTGTATGTGAAAATATTTTTTAATAAATTCTTTGAAGTGTACTAAGATTATACAGATTAATAGCAAGCAGTTGTAAACAAAAAGAGCCTCGAAGTGAATTCGAGGCTCTTTTAAGATCTTATTTAACTTGAACTTATTCGAAGCGGATGGTTCCACTGCGTCCGTGGGCGTCAAGGCCTTCAGCCTTTGCCATGGCCGCTACTGCACCGACTTCTTTTTGTAGAGCTTCTTTGCTATACTTAATGAGGCTCGTTCTGCGGAAGAATTGATCCACAGTTAAACCAGAGAAGTGGTGGCCAGCACCGCCAGTAGGAAGTACGTGGCTTGGGCCTGCAACAAAATCACCTACGGGCTCTGGAGTCCAAGGTCCGAGGAAAATGGCACCAGCATTAGAGATTTGTGCAGCGACTTCATCGGCATTTTCGGTAATGATTTCTAAATGTTCGGGAGCATAGAGATCAGCGACTTCTGCAGCAGCTTCCATATCATTGACTTTAATGAAGAAAATTCCATTATCTAAAACTTTGTCGACGCATTCTACTCGACCAAGGAGTTCTTTTTGTTCGAGGAGTTCTTTTTCGACTTCGTCGATAAGTTCTGCACAATCAGTGACCATCACTGCTTGCTCGTAACCTGAACCATGTTCAGCTTGAGAAAGAAGGTCAGCAGCAATAAATTTTGCTGGAGCCGTCTTGTCGGCAATGACCATGACTTCTGAAGGACCTGCGACTAAGTCGAGTGAACAGTAGCCATAAACTTGACGTTTGGCTGCTGTTACATAAGCATTGCCAGGTCCGCAAATTTTGCGAGCACGTTTAATACTCTCCGTTCCATAGGCGAGGGCACCAATAGCATAAACACCACCGAGTTTTAAGACTTCAGTAGCACCTGCTTTTTTGGCTGCGTAGAGAATAGCGGGGTTAACTGAGCCATCTTTTTGTGGAGGTGTTGTGATAACGATCTCTGGTACGCCAGCCGCTTTTGCGATTGCCGCAGTATGAAGCACGGTCGAAACGAGTGGAGCCGTACCGCCGGGAACATAACAGGCAATACGAGAGAGTGGGGCGTACTTTTCACCAAGTTGAACCCCTTCACGAGGAGAGTAGCCCCAAGCTTCGGGAAGCTTTTGACTCGAAAAATCAATGATATTAGCCGCAGCAAGATCTATGGCGTCTTTAACGTCTTGATCAACTTTTGCGTCGGCCGCATCAAGTTCTTCTTGGCTCACTTGGAATTGACCCGCAGTAAGTTCTACACCATCAAATTTCTTAGCGTAATCACAGATAGCATGATCACCGCGTTTGCGAATATCGCAAAGGATCTCATTAACGCTAGCGGCAATGTCTTCTGGAAAAGCGTTGCGCTCAAAGAGTGGGTCAAAGTCAGCCGTACAACGACCGGTAAATTCCAAGCGTATCATGCTTATTTATCCTTGAAAGCAACCTGGAATTTATCGCCATCAGCAATTGCACATACAGCGGAAATTGGCTTCTCTAGGTCGGCAAAAACACCTTTGCCTAAGATGTAGTCACAGGCTTCGTCAGCTGATTCAACGTGGAAGTCTGCGTCTTTGAGATGAACGCTCGGAGTGTTGTGATTGTATGTAGCAACGTAGAAAGCTTGGCCAGGTTCGAGTTTGATACGAGTTACGTGAAGAGCGTCTTCGCGAACAGTACCGAGTGCAGCTTCACCAGTTTTGATGTTGATAACTGAAGCGATACGCGGAGTGCCGAGGTGATCGTGCTCATAATCCATACCGAAAAGACCGCTCACGAGAGCGTCGCGCATATTCATTCCCGCATCGATTTTTTCAGTGATTGGGTCAGTGTGTGAACCATTTGTTGCAATGGCATATTGACCATCTTGGCTGATGCGCAAGCAGTTGTAGGCAATGTAAGGATTCTTCATGATGTCGTCTTCGTGGCCGGGCTTAGGAACAATAGCAATACCGCGCTCCACTTCGACAGCGTGACGATTTGGGAATGAGTTAGAAGAAACGCGATACATGGCACAAAGCTTGCCATCTTTAGTTTTTGCAACGGAAACAATACGACCTACGTACATGAGAAATCCTTGTGGTTTATAATGATAAGTTTCAAGGCGACTAATAAACTGCAAAGACGCCTTTTTTCAAAGCTTATTTATGATAAATTATGACAGTTGAAATCCTTGCGAGAAAGCGGGATTATTTATCGGGGTTTTGCTTTCTAGGACGACGTCTAGGCTTATGTTTTTTGTCTTTGCTAAAATCTTTTTTCTTAGGACCACCAGAACCAGGTTTACGCTGTTGAGAACGGTTTTGACGATTGTCATTACGGCGCTTCTTAAGTTCTTTTTCAGCTTCTCTAGCCTGACTTTGGCTAGGTGCTTTTTCTGTAATACCCGGGATTTCTTTTACATTAACTTTCTTGTTAATGAGTTTTTCGATGGCAAAGAGAAGGCTGGCTTCTTCTTTAGCCACTAAAGAGATAGCTTCGCCCGAGCAGCCGGCACGACCTGTACGGCCAATACGGTGAACGTAATCTTCTGCAATTTCGGGAAGTTCGTAGTTAACTACATGAGGTAAACGATCGATGTCAATGCCACGGGCAGCAATATCGGTAGCCACGAGAACACGAACTTTGATCGCTTTAAAATCAGCAAGAGCACGAGTACGAGCATTTTGACTTTTGTTACCATGGATTGCAGCGGCAGTAATGCCATCGGCAATAAGCATATTTGTCAATTTGTTGGCGCCATGTTTTGTGCGGGTGAAAACGAGGACTTGGTTCCATTCGCCATCGCGAATGAGTGAGGAGAGTAAGTTTCTCTTTTTGTTTTTACCAACGTGATAAACACTTTGATCGACGGTTTCAGCTGATGTATTTTGTCTGGCAACTTCCACTAAGCTGGGGTTTCTCAAAATACTTTCAGAAAGTGCTTTAATATCTTTTGAATAAGTCGCTGAAAAGAAAAGGGTTTGTCGTTTCTCTGGGACGAGCTTAATGATTTTTTTGATATCGTGGATAAAGCCCATGTCGAGCATGCGGTCGGCTTCATCTAAGATAAGGTATTCAATTCGAGATAAGTCTAAGGCTTTTTGTCCTGCGAGGTCGAGGAGGCGTCCTGGCGTTCCCACAACGATATCAACACCTTTGCGCAATTTCTGCTTTTGAGGATTGATGCCAACACCGCCAAAGATAACGGTCGATCTAATATCGAGACCTTTACCATAGAGCTCTACACTTTCGCCAACTTGCGCCGCTAGCTCACGTGTAGGAGTGAGGACTAAAGCGCGAGGACGGTGGCCGCCACGATTATCTGCTGTGCTTAAAAGGTGGAGGATAGGTAGGGTGAAAGCTGCTGTTTTACCTGTACCGGTTTGTGCACCGGCTAAGATATCTCCGCCTTTAAGGATGATGGGGATAGCTTGTTCTTGTATAGGGGTCGGCTGAGTGTAGCCTTGGAATTTAATTCCAGTGAGGATTTCGGTTCTTAAACCAAGATTTTCGAAAGACATAGTGATCCTAAGTTGTTTCCGAAAAAAGCATGCTTGGTCGATTCCTTCATGCGGAAGAATTATTTAAGGGAAATTTGGGATACAGAATCGTAGTATATCCATTTTTCTTAAGTCTAGTGCGATTATCAAATAATACTTTCAGATATGACGAATTATCAGCACATAAAAAAGGCGTAGATGATTCTACGCCTTAAGTCAGAAAGAGGGTGAGACCTTTACTTAGAGTTTTCTGGTATAAGTAGAAATGTTCTTCTCGGTGATTTTTGATTGCACCTCAATATTTTTCCAATCGATGTATTTCACACTATAAATAGGTCTCATATCGAAAGAGTAGAGCAGGTATTCATTATCATTAACTTTTTCAAAGGGAAGGTCAAAATTAGCCGTTTCGCAAGTTCCATCTGCATGAAATGAAAATGATTTAAAAACCTTGCCATCATTGACCCATTCACCAATAATATTTTCATTTGAGTACTTAACGGATTGTTCTTCAAGTTTCTGGGTATTCCAGGAAATGAGTGAAAATTGAACAACTAAAACGAGAAGTATTCCAAGTAATGTGAGGCGTCTTTGATCTTTCTTTTCAGGAAGAACAGGCAGGTTGGCAATTGTTTTTCTCTTAGACATAAATGAGCTCCAGATAATGTTAAATTTTCGTTAAGTATAATCTTGGTTCGTAAAATAGCAAATATATATTTTAATGTTACATGAGTTTACGTAATCAACTTAGATGTTCTTACATACCTTTAACGAAAAGTTTAATTTTTTATTGTGAGTTCACCTGTATGAAAGATTAAAATAGTTCCATTTGTCCGAATCATGATGGAACCATCTGGCTTAAAACCATGGACTTCACCAAGATAGGAGTCTTGTTTGTCATTTGTGAAAAGTACAGTTTTACCTTCAAGTTGAGCGGCTAGCATCCAAGCTTCGCTGATTTTTTCAGGATTGTCTTGATAGATTTGATAGAGCTTTTGGAATTGATCGAGGATTTCATCCTTTAAGCTATCGCGATTCCATGGAGTAGAAGTTTCTAGAAGCAAAGAAGTAGCAGGCCGACCTAAGTTTTTCAGATCACCAAAAGTCATATTGACATTAATACCGGAGCCAATGATGAGCGATGTCATTTTATTTTGTTCGAAAATTCCTTCACATAAGATCCCAGCTATTTTTGCCTCCCCCACTAATAAGTCGTTGGGCCACTTGATTCGAAGATGATGAATCGCGTGTTTTTTTAAGCATTCATAGATGGCTAATGATGCAATTTGAACATAGGTATTAACACTATCTGGATGAAGTTTGTCATTTTTGATGACTAAACTCATGTAAATATTTTTGTCCGGGGGTGAAGTCCAAGTTCTTCCTAAACGTCCTTTGCCAGCAGTCTGGGTATTTGTGTAAAGCACCGCCCCATGAGGATATTTACTGATGTTGCGTTTGGCTTCTTCGTTGGTTGAATCAATGGATTCAAAATAAACGGGGTGATAGTTAATCATTGTTTGGTTTTAGCAGGCTGTATATATTGGTTTCGCTTAGTTTACTCTGGTAGGTTTCAAAATTGATGTTTTTTTCTTTAATGCCTAATTCAGAATCGCTATTTAAGCTAAAATTCTTCTCTCCACTTCCCATTACGGCATTATGAATGTCGAGGAGAGTAATGTTGTG containing:
- a CDS encoding biotin--[acetyl-CoA-carboxylase] ligase yields the protein MINYHPVYFESIDSTNEEAKRNISKYPHGAVLYTNTQTAGKGRLGRTWTSPPDKNIYMSLVIKNDKLHPDSVNTYVQIASLAIYECLKKHAIHHLRIKWPNDLLVGEAKIAGILCEGIFEQNKMTSLIIGSGINVNMTFGDLKNLGRPATSLLLETSTPWNRDSLKDEILDQFQKLYQIYQDNPEKISEAWMLAAQLEGKTVLFTNDKQDSYLGEVHGFKPDGSIMIRTNGTILIFHTGELTIKN
- a CDS encoding TonB-dependent receptor family protein, yielding MLQKFVKYFALSCALSASVMAEEAKATQAAPEANTDKKAPETKATETTEENTAVEKERVIVTGQIIPEGGHLLTGSSKRIDTEDIRKHSYSDINRVLYQVPGVNVREEDGYGLFPNISMRGINSHRSAKLTLMEDGILAAPAPYSAPDAYYSPNTGRMSAVEVIKGAASVQHGPHTTGGVVNYVSTPVPTDGETFYWKQLFGSNNDIKTHMYYGDVYDLDAGKLSLLFEGYYRENDGFNDIQHSDRNTGINHQIEPMLKLRFEPKTSKYQYLEMKVGYTDMEANLSYNGLKKEDFNSNPHDRYWGTQWDHMDTEAVRTYLKHYIELTNDISLTNTLYYNRFKRNWHKIKGDPGTDVLRGTAPGTIRLKNNNRDYYQVGLQSEVDWAFETGSIDHNLKVGTRIHRDKYDDYSWYDYYDVGGNYDVTGYREDVKGSAGNKDYNTESIAFFLHDEMSLTDKLTVTPGVRFEHISYDYNSKGETSDVDIWAPGIGFAYDFTNEYQLFGGVHKGFSVLAPPDAVEGGKYETSLSYELGLRYNNESGHYGAEAVVFYNDISDLYDPESQASGTEFSRTLGDAESYGLELYTYADAGKINNWGFSNPWTFAFTWTQSEITDIADDIDTSDPANDGSFYFGAKDGSETPYIPEFQYSIGTGAHFGKWGTDVNATYVDEMFTTAENNTKTDAHIIVDWSAYYSIDKNARVLFNVYNIFDEEYEAAHHPTDIRAGAPRLFYAGFEYKF
- a CDS encoding IS110 family transposase gives rise to the protein MKMYTTKTKFHCGIDLHKSMSYICVMDKEGKIYVHTEIKNNDFQYMKKILSPYWDDLTIACETTYNWYKLSDFCETEPVQFALGHALYMGAIHGGKAKNDKIDSKKITDLLRTNLLPKAYACPRRFRSHRDLLRRRIKLVSIRSGISIYLNLFEDQNNLKHSSAELRRNAKSSLQFMDLQTFLPEDHAMARNYQLNADLLKMFTDQLKQIDKDLVKFTLDSQFKEDFEIVKSMKGIGDILGMTLVYETHDIQRFKTPGDYASYCRVVKCKKESAGKSYGYSGTKMGNPNLKWAFGEIAMLAKSDPVMKFFADELDQRHGKRKGRSIFIHKICRAIYFMLLRKKPFDPIDFFGREKYERLTKKVH
- a CDS encoding porin; translated protein: MFHVNNVLTYEDLSFGGGYIEAADGAGAGNMLNNPWDPFEEDTHTDRPNSETWYVQAEYAVNDDLTLSSVYGESDTDEGNGDAKFNEFNFVVAYQVCESLLLEAAYINLTTTDDADEGFDKLWIHATYEF
- a CDS encoding DUF6746 family protein gives rise to the protein MKKLFASALILSVVMSCKQEASQTPEAPATETVESPAKSSTTMAEVKKPTQHLKVADLTSLDNAVKVFNETVVKLKAKTKFDAAELNEIHLITYSTEKALAYFGENFTGEQKELAKKAVIVLEEVHLASESNNKDATQKKLTEFLALAVQIAMKLK
- a CDS encoding IMP cyclohydrolase → MYVGRIVSVAKTKDGKLCAMYRVSSNSFPNRHAVEVERGIAIVPKPGHEDDIMKNPYIAYNCLRISQDGQYAIATNGSHTDPITEKIDAGMNMRDALVSGLFGMDYEHDHLGTPRIASVINIKTGEAALGTVREDALHVTRIKLEPGQAFYVATYNHNTPSVHLKDADFHVESADEACDYILGKGVFADLEKPISAVCAIADGDKFQVAFKDK
- a CDS encoding DEAD/DEAH box helicase, whose product is MSFENLGLRTEILTGIKFQGYTQPTPIQEQAIPIILKGGDILAGAQTGTGKTAAFTLPILHLLSTADNRGGHRPRALVLTPTRELAAQVGESVELYGKGLDIRSTVIFGGVGINPQKQKLRKGVDIVVGTPGRLLDLAGQKALDLSRIEYLILDEADRMLDMGFIHDIKKIIKLVPEKRQTLFFSATYSKDIKALSESILRNPSLVEVARQNTSAETVDQSVYHVGKNKKRNLLSSLIRDGEWNQVLVFTRTKHGANKLTNMLIADGITAAAIHGNKSQNARTRALADFKAIKVRVLVATDIAARGIDIDRLPHVVNYELPEIAEDYVHRIGRTGRAGCSGEAISLVAKEEASLLFAIEKLINKKVNVKEIPGITEKAPSQSQAREAEKELKKRRNDNRQNRSQQRKPGSGGPKKKDFSKDKKHKPRRRPRKQNPDK
- the hisD gene encoding histidinol dehydrogenase, producing the protein MIRLEFTGRCTADFDPLFERNAFPEDIAASVNEILCDIRKRGDHAICDYAKKFDGVELTAGQFQVSQEELDAADAKVDQDVKDAIDLAAANIIDFSSQKLPEAWGYSPREGVQLGEKYAPLSRIACYVPGGTAPLVSTVLHTAAIAKAAGVPEIVITTPPQKDGSVNPAILYAAKKAGATEVLKLGGVYAIGALAYGTESIKRARKICGPGNAYVTAAKRQVYGYCSLDLVAGPSEVMVIADKTAPAKFIAADLLSQAEHGSGYEQAVMVTDCAELIDEVEKELLEQKELLGRVECVDKVLDNGIFFIKVNDMEAAAEVADLYAPEHLEIITENADEVAAQISNAGAIFLGPWTPEPVGDFVAGPSHVLPTGGAGHHFSGLTVDQFFRRTSLIKYSKEALQKEVGAVAAMAKAEGLDAHGRSGTIRFE